A DNA window from Amycolatopsis sp. DSM 110486 contains the following coding sequences:
- a CDS encoding nucleotide disphospho-sugar-binding domain-containing protein yields the protein MRVMLMVFPTRTHVYSMAPVGWALAAAGHEVRFVGQCNPREVASFAETGLDAMWFGTELDIARHRQLQVEGNNAMQGDFRISESRPERYTEEYVRNVYEHWVDVFRWTTPDSLLDELVRFARQWQPDLVVWDPMIYAAPIVAHAIGVPHLRMMYAMDQTARINAQYRDLRSDAPDPFVEWMSGAVARFGADYDETLRHGVKTIDCHPSYLRYDGVDVDYLPARFIPQNKPMAIPRWVLEEPARPRVMLTLGISNRQVLGVEETSVSDLLDGLADLDVEVIATLNANQLASVRKVPDNVRAVDFVPMNELLASCSAIIHQGGGATIGNAVVNGVPQLVIPGTTWSERGSAVAQVKRGNGLLVDLEAVTPGNVRTGLLRLLEEPSFRSCALEVRDEMLATPTLDDLVPEFERIARCR from the coding sequence ATGCGAGTCATGTTGATGGTCTTCCCGACGAGGACGCACGTCTACAGCATGGCGCCGGTCGGCTGGGCGCTCGCGGCCGCGGGCCACGAGGTGCGGTTCGTCGGCCAGTGCAACCCGCGCGAGGTGGCCTCGTTCGCCGAGACCGGCCTCGACGCGATGTGGTTCGGCACCGAGCTCGACATCGCGCGCCACCGCCAGTTGCAGGTCGAGGGAAACAACGCGATGCAGGGCGACTTCCGCATCTCCGAGAGCCGGCCCGAGCGGTACACCGAGGAGTACGTGCGCAACGTCTACGAGCACTGGGTCGACGTGTTCCGTTGGACCACGCCCGATTCGCTGCTCGACGAGCTCGTGCGCTTCGCACGGCAGTGGCAGCCGGACCTCGTGGTGTGGGACCCGATGATCTACGCCGCGCCGATCGTCGCGCACGCCATCGGGGTGCCGCACCTGCGGATGATGTACGCGATGGACCAGACGGCGCGCATCAACGCGCAATACCGCGATCTCCGTTCCGACGCGCCGGATCCGTTCGTGGAGTGGATGTCGGGCGCGGTGGCGCGCTTCGGTGCGGACTACGACGAAACCCTGCGCCACGGCGTGAAGACCATCGACTGCCACCCGTCCTACCTGCGTTACGACGGCGTCGACGTCGACTACCTGCCGGCGCGGTTCATCCCGCAGAACAAGCCGATGGCCATCCCGCGCTGGGTGCTCGAGGAGCCGGCGCGCCCCCGCGTGATGCTCACGCTCGGCATCTCCAACCGGCAGGTGCTGGGCGTCGAGGAGACGTCGGTGTCCGACCTGCTCGACGGCCTCGCGGACCTCGACGTCGAGGTGATCGCGACGCTCAACGCGAACCAGCTGGCGTCTGTGCGGAAGGTGCCGGACAACGTGCGCGCGGTCGACTTCGTACCCATGAACGAGCTGCTCGCGAGCTGTTCGGCCATCATCCACCAGGGCGGCGGGGCGACCATCGGCAACGCCGTGGTCAACGGCGTGCCTCAGCTCGTGATCCCCGGCACCACGTGGAGCGAGCGGGGTTCGGCCGTCGCGCAGGTGAAGCGGGGCAACGGGTTGCTGGTGGACCTGGAGGCCGTCACGCCGGGGAATGTCCGAACAGGACTGCTGAGACTCCTGGAAGAACCCTCGTTCCGCAGCTGCGCCCTGGAAGTCCGCGACGAGATGCTGGCGACGCCGACGCTCGACGACCTCGTGCCCGAGTTCGAGCGGATCGCGCGATGCCGATGA
- a CDS encoding acyl-CoA carboxylase subunit beta — MGSSTRGVYMSEALAVEGAFGNRLVELREIKEAARRGPDDAATVRQHERGKLTAHERIELLLDPGSFTELEALRRHRATGFGLEHRRPYSDGVVCGWGTVHGRTVFVYAHDFRIFGGALGEAHAQKIHKVMDLAAAAGAPLVSLNDGAGARIQEGVTALAGYGGIFQRNTRCSGVIPQISVMLGPCAGGAAYSPALTDFVFMVRETSQMFITGPDVVQAVTGEEITQNGLGGADVHAGTSGVAAFVYDDEQSCIEDVRYLLSLLPANNNEAPPVEPTTDPIDRRTDRLLDLVPTDSARAYDMCAVIEEIVDDGEFLQVHAGWATNVVCAFARLDGHVVGIVANQPATLAGVLDIEASEKAARFVQTCDAFNIPLVTLVDVPGFLPGVDQEHGGIIRHGAKLLYAYCNATVPRVQLILRKAYGGAYIVMDSRSIGTDVSLAWPTNEIAVMGAEGAANVIFRREIKAADDPETVRRLKIKEYKTELMHPYYAAERGLVDDVIEPARTREVLIRALTMLRTKHVDIPARKHGNPPV; from the coding sequence ATCGGCTCGTCGACAAGGGGCGTGTACATGTCTGAGGCACTGGCCGTAGAGGGAGCGTTCGGCAACCGGCTCGTGGAGCTGCGCGAGATCAAGGAGGCAGCTCGGCGCGGTCCCGACGACGCGGCCACCGTCCGGCAGCACGAGCGCGGCAAACTGACCGCTCACGAGCGCATCGAACTGCTGCTCGACCCCGGCAGCTTCACCGAGCTGGAGGCCCTGCGGCGCCACCGCGCGACGGGCTTCGGGCTCGAACACCGCCGGCCGTATTCGGACGGCGTGGTGTGCGGGTGGGGGACCGTGCACGGGCGCACGGTTTTCGTGTACGCGCACGACTTCCGCATCTTCGGCGGCGCGCTCGGCGAAGCGCACGCGCAGAAGATCCACAAGGTGATGGACCTCGCCGCGGCCGCGGGCGCGCCGCTCGTGTCGCTGAACGACGGCGCGGGCGCGCGGATCCAGGAGGGCGTGACCGCGCTCGCCGGCTACGGCGGCATCTTTCAGCGCAACACCCGCTGTTCGGGTGTGATCCCGCAGATCTCCGTGATGCTCGGCCCGTGCGCGGGCGGCGCGGCGTACTCGCCGGCCTTGACGGACTTCGTGTTCATGGTCCGCGAGACGTCGCAGATGTTCATCACCGGCCCCGACGTGGTGCAGGCCGTGACGGGCGAGGAGATCACGCAGAACGGCCTCGGCGGCGCCGACGTGCACGCCGGGACCTCGGGCGTGGCCGCGTTCGTGTACGACGACGAGCAGTCGTGCATCGAGGATGTGCGGTACCTGCTGTCCTTGTTGCCCGCCAACAACAACGAGGCCCCGCCGGTCGAGCCGACCACCGACCCGATCGACCGCCGCACGGACCGGCTGCTCGACCTCGTGCCGACCGACTCGGCCCGCGCCTACGACATGTGCGCCGTGATCGAGGAGATCGTGGACGACGGCGAGTTCCTCCAGGTGCACGCCGGCTGGGCGACGAACGTGGTGTGCGCCTTCGCCCGGCTCGACGGGCACGTGGTCGGCATCGTGGCCAATCAGCCGGCGACGCTCGCGGGCGTGCTCGACATCGAGGCCAGCGAGAAGGCCGCGCGGTTCGTGCAGACGTGCGACGCGTTCAACATCCCGCTCGTGACGCTGGTCGACGTGCCCGGCTTCCTGCCCGGCGTGGACCAGGAGCACGGCGGCATCATCCGGCACGGCGCCAAGCTGCTCTACGCCTACTGCAACGCCACGGTGCCGCGCGTGCAGCTCATCCTGCGCAAGGCCTACGGCGGCGCGTACATCGTGATGGACTCGCGCTCGATCGGCACCGACGTGTCGCTGGCGTGGCCGACGAACGAGATCGCCGTGATGGGCGCCGAGGGTGCGGCCAACGTGATCTTCCGCCGCGAGATCAAGGCGGCCGACGACCCGGAGACCGTCCGGCGGCTCAAGATCAAGGAGTATAAGACCGAGCTCATGCACCCGTACTACGCCGCCGAGCGCGGCCTGGTCGACGACGTGATCGAGCCCGCCCGGACGCGCGAGGTGCTGATCCGCGCGCTGACCATGCTGCGCACCAAACACGTCGACATCCCGGCGCGCAAGCACGGAAACCCGCCGGTGTGA
- a CDS encoding thioesterase II family protein translates to MVAHAEDAWFRRFHAAPEARERLVCLPHAGGSASFYFPVSRALAPDVEVLAVQYPGRQDRRHEPFLTTIDAMADAVAELLGDKTDRPLALFGHSMGAMVAYEVARRLESAGGSVDTLFVSGRRAPSRQRDESVHTRTDEGVLDELRRLSGTEMDLLGDEDVVRMILPVVRNDYRAVETYRHVPGTPLAAPVVAFTGTDDPVASVAEVRSWADHTAAGFELVTLQGGHFFLTRHQDVILRYLADRLVDKGRVHV, encoded by the coding sequence ATGGTCGCCCACGCGGAAGACGCCTGGTTTCGGCGGTTCCACGCGGCGCCGGAGGCTCGGGAGCGGTTGGTGTGCCTGCCGCACGCGGGCGGGTCTGCCAGCTTCTACTTCCCGGTTTCGCGGGCGCTGGCGCCGGACGTCGAGGTGCTCGCCGTGCAGTACCCCGGGCGGCAGGACCGGCGGCACGAGCCGTTCCTGACCACGATCGACGCCATGGCCGACGCCGTCGCCGAGCTGTTGGGGGACAAGACGGACCGGCCGCTGGCGCTGTTCGGGCACAGCATGGGCGCGATGGTCGCCTACGAGGTGGCGCGGCGGCTGGAATCGGCGGGCGGCTCGGTGGACACGCTGTTCGTGTCCGGGCGGCGCGCGCCTTCGCGGCAGCGCGACGAGAGCGTGCACACGCGCACCGACGAAGGCGTGCTCGACGAGCTGCGCCGCCTGAGCGGGACCGAGATGGACCTGCTCGGCGACGAGGACGTCGTGCGCATGATCCTTCCCGTCGTGCGCAACGACTACCGTGCCGTGGAGACCTACCGGCACGTGCCGGGCACTCCGCTCGCCGCGCCGGTGGTCGCGTTCACCGGCACCGACGACCCGGTCGCGTCCGTGGCCGAGGTCCGCTCGTGGGCCGACCACACGGCGGCGGGCTTCGAGCTGGTGACGCTGCAGGGCGGGCACTTCTTCCTGACCCGCCACCAAGACGTGATTCTCCGGTATCTGGCTGATCGGCTCGTCGACAAGGGGCGTGTACATGTCTGA
- a CDS encoding sensor histidine kinase, which translates to MPMTRRPHAIRTIGFLIGNFPIRIFAFVVVLVSMIVGVATTMLWVGIPLSLIATGVMRGFADLERRSVRRLLGVEVAQPRRKQPNGNGLLAVWQARLVDPVTWRELVFVLVAMPLGIVEFVAGIVSVAVPPFGIFVAPRIGALHAEFTLSMLGPDRTAQLEERTQHLQHSRARGVDAVEAERKRIERDLHDGAQQRLVAVAMSLGRAQLKLDSDDSAAVRELIGAAHADAKLAVSELRDLARGIYPPVLQDRGLDAALSSLTARMPIPVDVEVSVDPRPPAPVETTTYFIVSEVLTNITKHAGADRASVRVSRDDDTVVVEIMDNGRGGASVRPGGGLAGLADRAATIDGVLTVVSPMGGPTVVRADLPVRW; encoded by the coding sequence ATGCCGATGACGCGGCGGCCCCACGCGATCCGCACGATCGGGTTCCTCATCGGGAACTTCCCGATCCGGATCTTCGCGTTCGTGGTCGTCCTCGTGTCGATGATCGTCGGGGTCGCGACGACGATGCTGTGGGTGGGCATCCCCCTGTCGCTGATCGCGACGGGCGTGATGCGTGGCTTCGCGGACCTCGAACGGCGGTCGGTGCGGAGGTTGCTGGGAGTCGAGGTGGCCCAGCCGCGGCGCAAGCAGCCCAACGGCAACGGTCTGCTGGCCGTGTGGCAGGCGCGGCTGGTCGACCCGGTGACGTGGCGTGAGCTGGTGTTCGTGCTCGTGGCGATGCCGCTGGGGATCGTCGAGTTCGTGGCGGGCATCGTCTCGGTGGCGGTGCCACCGTTCGGGATCTTCGTGGCGCCCCGGATCGGGGCGTTGCACGCCGAGTTCACGCTGTCGATGCTGGGGCCGGACCGCACGGCGCAGCTGGAGGAGCGCACGCAGCACCTGCAGCACTCGCGGGCGCGCGGCGTCGATGCCGTGGAGGCCGAGCGCAAGCGCATCGAACGCGACCTGCACGACGGCGCGCAGCAGCGGCTCGTGGCCGTCGCGATGAGCCTGGGGCGGGCGCAGCTGAAGCTCGACTCCGACGATTCCGCGGCCGTGCGCGAGCTCATCGGGGCCGCGCACGCCGACGCCAAGCTGGCCGTGTCCGAGCTGCGTGACCTCGCCCGCGGGATCTACCCGCCGGTGCTGCAGGACCGTGGCCTCGACGCCGCCCTGTCGTCGCTGACCGCCCGCATGCCGATCCCGGTCGACGTCGAGGTCTCCGTGGACCCGCGCCCGCCGGCGCCGGTGGAGACCACGACGTACTTCATCGTGAGCGAGGTGCTCACGAACATCACCAAACACGCCGGCGCCGACCGCGCCTCGGTGCGAGTGAGCCGCGACGACGACACCGTGGTCGTCGAAATCATGGACAACGGCCGCGGCGGCGCCTCGGTGCGCCCCGGCGGCGGCCTGGCCGGCCTCGCCGACCGCGCCGCCACGATCGACGGTGTGCTCACGGTGGTCAGCCCCATGGGTGGGCCGACTGTCGTGCGCGCCGATCTCCCTGTCCGCTGGTGA
- a CDS encoding SDR family oxidoreductase: MRVLITGASKGIGRTVVDRLAAEGHHPIGLARTAPAEFPGSFHAVDLGDRDATAATLEKVLAEGPVDAVVNNVGFAKLAPLGSIDLDDVAHAYDLNFRTAVQVTQAVLPGMLAAGRGRIVNVTSMVTLGTANRTTYAGSKAALETATAIWAGELGTSGITVNAVAPGPTETELFRRGTPAGSEGEARFLEKLPVGRLGRPAEIAHAICFLLSEDAGFITGQTLRVDGGGSIAAA; encoded by the coding sequence ATGCGAGTGCTGATCACCGGGGCGTCCAAGGGCATCGGCCGGACGGTCGTCGACCGGCTGGCCGCCGAGGGCCACCACCCGATCGGCCTGGCGCGCACCGCGCCGGCCGAATTCCCCGGCAGCTTCCACGCCGTCGACCTCGGCGACCGCGACGCCACCGCCGCGACGCTCGAGAAGGTCCTCGCAGAAGGCCCCGTCGACGCGGTGGTGAACAACGTCGGCTTCGCCAAGCTGGCGCCGCTCGGGTCGATCGACCTCGACGACGTCGCCCACGCCTACGACCTGAACTTCCGCACCGCGGTGCAGGTGACCCAGGCCGTGCTGCCCGGAATGCTCGCCGCCGGGCGCGGCCGGATCGTGAACGTCACCAGCATGGTCACGCTCGGCACCGCGAACCGCACCACGTACGCGGGTTCGAAGGCGGCGCTCGAGACCGCCACCGCCATCTGGGCCGGGGAGCTCGGGACCAGCGGCATCACCGTCAACGCGGTCGCGCCTGGGCCGACGGAGACCGAGCTGTTCCGTCGTGGCACCCCCGCCGGCTCCGAAGGCGAAGCCCGGTTCCTGGAGAAGCTGCCGGTCGGCCGGCTCGGGCGTCCGGCGGAAATCGCCCACGCCATCTGCTTCCTGCTCTCCGAGGACGCGGGGTTCATCACCGGCCAGACCCTGCGCGTCGACGGAGGAGGCAGCATCGCCGCGGCCTGA
- a CDS encoding proline iminopeptidase-family hydrolase, translated as MAVAPTAKGWVPFGEHRTWYRVTGVVGGELPAVVVVHGGPGSTHDYLLNLCSLAEHGFPVVHYDQLGSGGSTRLPDKRADFWTPELFGDELDNLVHRLGIEDNYVLYGQSWGGLVVARHAAQRPEGLRGLVIANSPASYELWRSEMDVLRDRLPPGVDEQLRAHEAAGTTDTQEYFDAMRVFYDRHVCRVLPWPGDYLASFMEMADNNTVYSVMNGPSEFTVTGTLRDYSVVDDLDDIEVPTLLISGRHDEATPKTVQPYFDRIHDVRWEVFSDSSHVPHLEEPTRFHEVLLSFLREVHPAANAESEATSHG; from the coding sequence ATGGCCGTGGCGCCCACCGCGAAGGGCTGGGTTCCCTTCGGCGAGCACCGCACGTGGTACCGGGTCACCGGTGTCGTCGGCGGCGAGCTGCCCGCCGTCGTCGTGGTCCACGGGGGACCGGGCAGCACACACGACTACCTGCTGAACCTCTGTTCGCTCGCCGAGCACGGGTTTCCGGTGGTGCACTACGACCAGCTCGGCAGCGGCGGTTCCACGCGGCTGCCGGACAAGCGCGCGGATTTCTGGACGCCCGAGCTGTTCGGCGACGAGCTCGACAACCTGGTGCACCGGCTGGGCATCGAGGACAACTACGTCCTGTATGGACAGTCGTGGGGCGGCCTGGTCGTCGCGCGCCACGCGGCGCAGCGGCCCGAGGGATTGCGCGGGCTCGTGATCGCCAACTCGCCCGCCTCCTACGAGCTCTGGCGCTCCGAAATGGACGTGCTCCGGGACCGGCTCCCGCCCGGTGTCGACGAGCAGCTGCGAGCGCACGAAGCGGCCGGCACCACGGACACGCAGGAGTACTTCGACGCCATGCGCGTGTTCTACGACCGCCACGTCTGCCGCGTGCTCCCGTGGCCGGGCGACTACCTGGCCTCGTTCATGGAGATGGCGGACAACAACACCGTCTACTCCGTGATGAACGGGCCGAGCGAGTTCACCGTCACCGGCACGCTCAGGGACTACTCCGTGGTCGACGACCTCGACGACATCGAGGTGCCGACGTTGCTCATCTCCGGCCGGCACGACGAAGCCACACCCAAGACCGTCCAGCCCTACTTCGACCGGATCCACGACGTGCGCTGGGAGGTTTTCTCCGACTCCAGCCACGTTCCGCACCTCGAGGAACCCACACGGTTCCACGAGGTCCTGCTGAGCTTCCTGCGGGAAGTCCACCCCGCCGCCAACGCCGAAAGTGAGGCAACCAGCCATGGATGA
- a CDS encoding alpha/beta fold hydrolase: MAPTFVLVHGSNATSRCFSVLQRELALRGHRSLAVDLLGHGAAGFSAAYQAQDLAKFATEPSPLAEVTHADVVAAVTDVVRQAHDHGPVILVGHSRGGLTVTSVANAVPELVDRTVYVSAWCCVDDTPAGYLQNPAYASTALAEAAKVMVGDPAQLGVIRMNWRSADPAHLAALKQAMLADGTDAELLSFLSGMDPDESLDAGNDRADAATWGRVPHTYVRLTRDESLPLALQDRFIEEADALTPANPFDVHSLDAGHVGPLVRAADLADVLGSLTPR, translated from the coding sequence ATGGCGCCCACCTTCGTCCTCGTCCACGGTTCCAACGCCACCAGCCGCTGCTTCTCCGTGCTGCAGCGCGAGCTCGCGCTGCGCGGCCACCGCTCGCTCGCGGTCGACCTGCTCGGCCATGGCGCGGCCGGGTTCTCGGCGGCGTACCAGGCGCAGGACCTGGCGAAGTTCGCCACCGAGCCGTCACCACTCGCGGAGGTCACCCACGCCGACGTGGTGGCGGCGGTGACGGACGTCGTGCGGCAGGCGCACGACCACGGTCCGGTGATCCTCGTCGGGCACAGCCGCGGCGGGCTCACCGTCACGAGCGTCGCCAACGCCGTGCCGGAGCTGGTGGACCGGACCGTCTACGTGTCGGCCTGGTGCTGCGTGGATGACACCCCCGCCGGCTACCTCCAGAACCCGGCGTACGCGTCGACGGCGCTGGCCGAAGCGGCGAAGGTCATGGTCGGCGATCCCGCGCAGCTCGGCGTGATCCGCATGAACTGGCGGTCCGCCGACCCGGCGCACCTCGCCGCCCTGAAACAGGCGATGCTCGCCGACGGGACCGACGCCGAGCTGCTGTCGTTCCTCTCCGGCATGGACCCGGACGAGTCCCTCGACGCCGGCAACGACCGGGCCGACGCCGCCACGTGGGGCCGGGTGCCCCACACCTACGTGCGGCTCACCCGCGACGAAAGCCTGCCGCTCGCGTTGCAGGACCGGTTCATCGAGGAGGCCGACGCGCTCACGCCGGCCAACCCGTTCGACGTCCATTCGCTGGACGCCGGCCACGTCGGCCCGTTGGTGCGCGCCGCGGACCTCGCCGACGTACTGGGGAGCCTCACACCCCGGTAG
- a CDS encoding acyl-CoA carboxylase epsilon subunit, protein MGTPVVRVVRGNPTDEELAALVAVLAAVQAPAEPVAEVTVPRPRRPVRFVPATSWQGVR, encoded by the coding sequence ATGGGCACGCCGGTGGTGCGGGTCGTGCGGGGCAACCCGACGGACGAGGAGCTCGCGGCTTTGGTGGCTGTGCTGGCTGCGGTGCAGGCGCCGGCCGAGCCGGTGGCCGAGGTGACGGTGCCGCGGCCGCGCCGGCCGGTGCGATTCGTGCCGGCGACGAGTTGGCAAGGGGTGCGCTGA
- a CDS encoding response regulator transcription factor: MRVVIAEDSVLLRAGVQSLLADVGITTAAAVDNPDAMLVAIREHRPDLVIADVRMPPTFTDEGIRAAIAARQEIPGLPVLVVSQYVEGSYAVDLIAEGTSGVGYLLKERVADVADFLESVRRVAGGGSAIDPDVVAQMLSRSRDPLDALTARETEVLGLMAQGLSNAAIAKTLVVTQGAVENHISNIFAKLGLEASRDENRRIRAVLTYLDSTAVRA; the protein is encoded by the coding sequence ATGCGTGTCGTGATCGCCGAGGATTCCGTGCTCCTGCGCGCGGGCGTGCAAAGCCTGCTCGCCGACGTCGGCATCACCACGGCCGCCGCCGTCGACAACCCGGACGCCATGCTCGTCGCCATCCGCGAGCACCGCCCCGACCTCGTCATCGCCGACGTCCGCATGCCCCCGACCTTCACCGACGAGGGCATCCGGGCGGCGATCGCCGCCCGGCAGGAGATCCCCGGCCTGCCGGTCCTGGTGGTCTCGCAATACGTCGAGGGCAGCTACGCGGTTGACCTCATCGCCGAAGGCACCTCCGGCGTGGGCTACCTGCTGAAAGAACGCGTCGCCGACGTCGCCGACTTCCTGGAATCCGTCCGCCGCGTGGCCGGCGGCGGCTCCGCCATCGACCCCGACGTGGTCGCCCAGATGCTCTCCCGCAGCCGCGATCCCCTGGACGCCTTGACCGCGCGCGAGACCGAGGTCCTGGGCTTGATGGCGCAGGGCCTGTCGAACGCCGCCATCGCGAAGACCCTGGTGGTGACCCAGGGCGCCGTGGAGAACCACATCAGCAACATCTTCGCGAAGCTGGGCCTGGAAGCCAGCCGGGACGAGAACCGCCGGATCCGCGCGGTGCTGACCTATTTGGACAGTACCGCCGTGCGCGCTTGA
- a CDS encoding ACP S-malonyltransferase produces the protein MDEARGSAVVFPGMSPCRFADFGKFLLINPFARRLIGEANDRLGYSLVDRFRETEGDYSEYAQVGFMLTCLALAEWAEQEYDISPDYCTGPSFGEKPASVYAGALTFPDAVWMTAELARCLTEFFATEYTDVVTHSFVRTPEEKLLDALNDLDGRGEWSDISCYIDHDFYMVSLRERNLDWLKQAVRSMGGLSLYTMRPPLHSRAFAALRRKAEDEVIGGLDFHDPLLPIVADQDGSILRSGEQVRTMLLDSIVKPLRWPHVVSSLEQLGVRKLWVAGPDTLFGRVRATTSRFEVVTVNPRLALQPRRRGAGPSRVS, from the coding sequence ATGGATGAGGCCAGAGGATCGGCGGTGGTCTTCCCCGGGATGAGCCCCTGCCGCTTCGCCGACTTCGGCAAGTTCCTGCTCATCAACCCGTTCGCCCGCCGCCTGATCGGAGAAGCCAACGACCGGCTCGGCTATTCGCTGGTCGACCGCTTCCGCGAGACGGAGGGGGACTACTCCGAATACGCGCAGGTCGGGTTCATGCTCACGTGCCTCGCGCTCGCCGAGTGGGCCGAGCAGGAGTACGACATCAGCCCCGACTACTGCACCGGCCCGAGCTTCGGCGAGAAGCCGGCCAGTGTGTATGCCGGAGCGCTGACGTTCCCCGACGCCGTGTGGATGACGGCGGAGCTCGCGCGCTGTCTCACCGAGTTCTTCGCCACGGAGTACACCGACGTGGTCACGCACTCGTTCGTGCGCACGCCCGAGGAGAAGCTCCTGGACGCGCTGAACGACCTCGACGGACGCGGCGAGTGGTCCGACATCTCGTGCTACATCGACCACGACTTCTACATGGTCTCGTTGCGCGAGCGGAACCTCGACTGGCTCAAGCAAGCGGTGCGCAGCATGGGCGGGTTGTCGTTGTACACCATGCGCCCGCCCCTGCACTCCCGTGCTTTCGCCGCGCTGCGCCGGAAAGCGGAGGACGAGGTCATCGGCGGTCTGGACTTCCACGATCCGCTGCTCCCGATCGTCGCCGACCAGGACGGGTCGATCCTGCGGTCCGGGGAGCAGGTGCGCACGATGCTGCTCGACAGCATCGTCAAGCCGCTGCGGTGGCCGCACGTCGTCTCCTCCCTGGAACAGCTGGGCGTGCGCAAGCTCTGGGTGGCCGGTCCGGACACGCTGTTCGGGCGCGTCCGCGCGACCACGAGCCGCTTCGAGGTGGTGACGGTCAACCCGCGGCTGGCCCTGCAGCCCCGGAGGCGGGGCGCAGGACCTTCGCGGGTCAGCTAG
- a CDS encoding phosphopantetheine-binding protein, which translates to MWDSSFDETLRTFLPFLPAEEALTAETPLREYGLDSLATVELLAVLEQNYNVRFEDDALNLETFENPGRLWATLAELQPAS; encoded by the coding sequence ATGTGGGACAGCTCTTTCGACGAGACCCTTCGCACGTTCCTCCCGTTCCTCCCCGCCGAGGAGGCACTCACCGCCGAGACCCCGCTGCGCGAGTACGGCCTCGACTCGCTCGCGACCGTGGAACTGCTCGCCGTGCTGGAGCAGAACTACAACGTGCGCTTCGAGGACGACGCCCTCAACCTCGAGACCTTCGAGAACCCGGGCCGGCTCTGGGCGACGCTGGCCGAGCTGCAGCCGGCTAGCTGA
- a CDS encoding LysR family transcriptional regulator, producing the protein MQQLKVLLAVADHGGFTAAGERLGMAQPAVSRSVAALEAELGAPLLTRRRTGVTLTEAGERAVRRAREAVRQVDLLRAEVAEVAGQITGTLRIASLPTATGTRLPAELRAFTERHPLVAVRLIEGSDEEVRDWLDLGVADAAVVTLPAPGLRTVLLDSHEMCAVLPAGHRLAEREAVSYADLAEEPFVRPTGGCAQVFAAAAEQAGVHLEATFEAREMSAVLEMVRARLGVSILPSVGVPRLDGTVLRPLVPRTPRTVAVAVSASASPAARAFLEQLQTGADQG; encoded by the coding sequence ATGCAGCAGCTCAAAGTGCTCCTGGCCGTGGCCGACCACGGCGGCTTCACGGCCGCGGGCGAGCGCCTCGGGATGGCGCAGCCCGCGGTGAGCCGCTCGGTCGCCGCGCTGGAAGCCGAGCTCGGCGCACCGCTGCTCACCCGCCGGCGCACGGGCGTCACCCTCACCGAAGCCGGCGAACGCGCCGTCCGGCGAGCGCGCGAGGCCGTGCGCCAGGTCGATCTGCTGCGCGCGGAGGTCGCCGAGGTGGCCGGGCAGATCACCGGGACGCTGCGGATCGCCAGCCTGCCCACTGCCACGGGGACCCGGCTGCCCGCCGAGCTGCGGGCGTTCACCGAACGCCACCCGCTCGTCGCGGTGCGGCTCATCGAGGGCAGCGACGAGGAGGTGCGGGACTGGCTCGACCTGGGTGTCGCCGACGCCGCCGTGGTCACGCTGCCCGCGCCCGGCCTGCGGACGGTGCTGCTCGACAGCCACGAGATGTGCGCCGTGCTGCCCGCCGGTCATCGGCTGGCGGAGCGCGAGGCCGTGTCCTACGCGGATCTCGCCGAGGAGCCGTTCGTCCGCCCGACCGGCGGCTGCGCGCAGGTGTTCGCGGCGGCCGCGGAGCAAGCCGGAGTTCACCTGGAGGCGACGTTCGAGGCGCGCGAGATGTCGGCCGTGCTGGAGATGGTGCGGGCGCGGCTGGGCGTGAGCATCCTGCCGTCGGTCGGCGTGCCGCGTCTCGACGGCACCGTGCTGCGGCCGTTGGTGCCACGGACGCCGCGGACCGTCGCGGTGGCCGTGAGTGCGAGCGCGTCGCCGGCCGCACGGGCGTTCCTGGAGCAGCTCCAAACCGGAGCCGATCAGGGTTGA